A single window of Lysobacter oculi DNA harbors:
- the tsaD gene encoding tRNA (adenosine(37)-N6)-threonylcarbamoyltransferase complex transferase subunit TsaD, with the protein MKVLGIETSCDETGVAVYDTGAGLLAHAVYSQIALHAEYGGVVPELASRDHVRKLLPLVRQTLDEAGIALGDIDGVAYTAGPGLVGALLVGAAAARATAWGLGVPAIGIHHMEGHLLAPLMEDAAAQPPFVALLVSGGHTQLVDVKAIGDYRLLGETLDDAAGEAFDKTAKLMGLPYPGGPQLAALAEIGTPGRFKFARPMTDRPGLDFSFSGLKTQVLMAWKASDQDEATRADIARGFEDAVVDTLAIKCERALDAAGCDTLVVAGGVGANKRLRAKLQAMAEKRGGRVAFPRPALCTDNGAMIAYAGALRLAAGQQSDLGVHVTPRWDMATLPVVEAAGQPA; encoded by the coding sequence ATGAAGGTCCTCGGCATCGAAACGTCCTGCGACGAAACCGGCGTGGCGGTCTATGACACCGGCGCCGGCCTGCTGGCCCACGCGGTCTACAGCCAGATCGCCCTGCACGCCGAATACGGCGGCGTGGTGCCGGAACTGGCCAGCCGCGACCACGTGCGCAAGCTGCTGCCGCTGGTCCGGCAGACCCTGGACGAGGCCGGCATAGCGCTCGGCGACATCGACGGCGTGGCCTACACGGCCGGCCCGGGGCTGGTCGGCGCGCTGCTGGTCGGCGCGGCGGCGGCGCGGGCCACGGCCTGGGGCCTGGGCGTGCCGGCCATCGGCATCCACCACATGGAAGGCCACCTGCTGGCCCCGCTGATGGAAGACGCGGCCGCCCAGCCGCCCTTCGTCGCGCTGCTGGTGTCCGGTGGGCACACGCAACTGGTCGATGTGAAGGCGATCGGCGACTACCGCCTGCTCGGAGAAACGCTGGACGATGCCGCCGGCGAAGCCTTCGACAAGACCGCCAAGCTGATGGGCCTGCCGTATCCGGGCGGGCCGCAGCTGGCCGCGCTGGCGGAAATCGGCACGCCCGGCCGGTTCAAGTTCGCGCGGCCGATGACCGACCGGCCCGGGCTGGATTTCAGTTTCAGCGGCCTGAAGACCCAGGTGCTGATGGCGTGGAAGGCCAGCGACCAGGACGAGGCGACGCGTGCGGACATCGCGCGCGGGTTCGAGGACGCGGTGGTGGACACGCTCGCCATCAAGTGCGAACGCGCACTGGACGCGGCCGGCTGCGACACGCTGGTGGTGGCCGGTGGCGTGGGTGCCAACAAGCGCCTGCGCGCGAAGCTGCAGGCGATGGCGGAGAAGCGTGGCGGCCGCGTGGCCTTCCCGCGGCCGGCGCTGTGCACCGACAACGGCGCGATGATCGCCTACGCCGGTGCGCTGCGGCTCGCGGCCGGGCAGCAGTCGGACCTCGGCGTACACGTCACCCCGCGCTGGGACATGGCGACGCTGCCGGTGGTTGAAGCCGCCGGGCAACCCGCCTAG
- the folB gene encoding dihydroneopterin aldolase, translated as MDIVFIEALEIECVIGIYDWERTITQKVVLDIEMAFDNRVPASSDEIADTLDYKAVSKRLIAYVGASSFGLVESLAEHCAAIIREEFGVAWVRLKLSKPGAVTGSRAVGVVIERGTKPA; from the coding sequence ATGGATATCGTCTTCATCGAAGCGCTCGAGATCGAGTGCGTCATCGGCATCTACGACTGGGAGCGCACCATCACCCAGAAAGTGGTGCTCGACATCGAGATGGCCTTCGACAACCGCGTGCCGGCGTCCAGCGACGAGATCGCCGACACGCTCGACTACAAGGCGGTGTCGAAGCGGCTGATCGCCTATGTCGGCGCGTCCAGCTTCGGGCTGGTGGAATCGCTGGCCGAGCATTGCGCCGCGATCATCCGTGAGGAATTCGGCGTGGCCTGGGTGCGGCTGAAACTGTCGAAGCCGGGTGCGGTCACCGGCTCGCGCGCGGTCGGCGTCGTCATAGAACGTGGCACGAAGCCGGCCTGA
- the folK gene encoding 2-amino-4-hydroxy-6-hydroxymethyldihydropteridine diphosphokinase — protein MDAGWHRAYLSLGSNIDPEMNLALAFSALRGRFGEVRFSPVYRTAPVGFEGADFLNAAAIVETRLDPQALDAWLHAYEDAAGRDRSGPRFSDRNIDIDLVLYDALELTGEGHLQLPRPELKHAFVLRPLADIAPDAVIAGQGRTVDEAWCAHPDFGTPAEVVDVEAGGF, from the coding sequence ATGGACGCCGGCTGGCATCGCGCGTACCTGAGCCTGGGCAGCAACATCGACCCGGAAATGAACCTGGCGCTGGCGTTCTCGGCGCTTCGCGGGCGTTTCGGCGAGGTGCGTTTCTCGCCGGTCTACCGCACCGCTCCGGTGGGTTTCGAGGGCGCGGATTTCCTCAACGCCGCCGCCATCGTCGAGACCCGCCTCGACCCGCAGGCGCTCGACGCCTGGCTGCACGCCTACGAGGACGCCGCCGGCCGCGACCGCAGCGGGCCGCGCTTCTCCGACCGCAACATCGACATCGACCTGGTGCTCTACGACGCGCTGGAACTGACCGGCGAAGGCCATCTGCAGCTGCCGCGCCCGGAGCTGAAGCACGCCTTCGTGCTGCGGCCGCTGGCGGACATCGCGCCGGACGCGGTCATCGCCGGGCAGGGCCGCACGGTCGATGAGGCCTGGTGCGCGCATCCGGACTTCGGTACGCCCGCCGAAGTGGTGGATGTCGAGGCGGGCGGCTTCTAG
- a CDS encoding class I SAM-dependent methyltransferase, with product MLARPRLERARMTETLPPPDADARAHSARLEALIREEIAAHGGAIPFSRFMELALYAPGLGYYSAGATKFGAAGDFITAPELGPLFAACVADALAPVLQQIGEDAQFMEIGAGSGAFAVVTLKRLMALDALPARYAILEPSADLRVRQRERLQERLVPPLFELVEWLDGPIEDEWQGVVFANEVIDALPTSRFVIGEEGEVREEYVSSYADGGFLFTQHDADAMLLAAVKHVEAALDAPFAPGYRSEILPQLPYWVQAVIGRLTRGALLFCDYGYVRREYYGAWRDEGTLRAFRQHHVVPNVMQYPGLQDITASVDFTALAEAGTNAGFDLSGYATQAVFLLGNGLDKRLAEAEEKAKDEVARLRLRHETRQLTVPEAMGERFQFIGFERGVEFEHAFIAGDMSWRL from the coding sequence ATGCTGGCACGCCCGCGCCTTGAACGTGCCCGCATGACCGAGACCCTGCCGCCGCCCGATGCCGATGCCCGCGCGCACAGCGCCAGGCTCGAAGCGCTGATCCGCGAGGAGATCGCCGCGCATGGCGGCGCGATTCCGTTTTCCCGCTTCATGGAACTGGCGCTCTACGCGCCGGGCCTGGGCTATTACAGCGCCGGCGCGACCAAGTTCGGCGCCGCCGGCGACTTCATCACCGCGCCCGAGCTGGGGCCGCTGTTTGCCGCCTGCGTGGCCGATGCGCTGGCGCCGGTGCTGCAGCAGATCGGCGAGGACGCGCAGTTCATGGAGATCGGCGCCGGCAGCGGTGCCTTTGCCGTAGTGACGTTGAAGCGGCTGATGGCGCTGGATGCGCTGCCGGCGCGCTACGCGATCCTCGAACCCAGCGCGGATCTGCGTGTGCGCCAGCGCGAACGGCTGCAGGAGCGCCTGGTCCCGCCGCTGTTCGAGCTGGTCGAATGGCTGGATGGACCGATCGAGGATGAATGGCAGGGCGTGGTCTTCGCCAACGAAGTGATCGACGCGCTGCCGACCTCGCGCTTCGTGATCGGCGAGGAAGGCGAAGTGCGCGAGGAATACGTGTCGAGCTATGCCGACGGCGGCTTCCTCTTCACCCAGCACGATGCCGACGCGATGCTGCTGGCCGCGGTCAAGCATGTGGAAGCCGCGCTCGACGCGCCGTTCGCACCCGGCTACCGCTCGGAGATCCTGCCGCAGCTGCCGTACTGGGTGCAGGCGGTGATCGGCCGGCTCACCCGCGGCGCGCTGCTGTTCTGCGACTACGGCTACGTGCGCCGCGAGTACTACGGCGCGTGGCGCGACGAAGGCACGCTGCGCGCGTTCCGCCAGCACCACGTGGTGCCCAATGTCATGCAATACCCGGGCCTGCAGGACATCACCGCCTCGGTCGATTTCACCGCGCTGGCCGAGGCCGGCACCAATGCCGGTTTCGACCTGTCCGGCTACGCCACGCAGGCGGTGTTCCTGCTCGGCAACGGGCTGGACAAGCGCCTGGCCGAAGCCGAGGAGAAGGCGAAGGACGAAGTCGCGCGGCTGCGTTTGCGCCACGAAACGCGGCAGCTGACCGTGCCCGAGGCGATGGGCGAGCGCTTCCAGTTCATCGGCTTCGAGCGCGGCGTGGAGTTCGAACACGCCTTCATCGCCGGCGACATGAGCTGGCGCCTCTGA
- a CDS encoding lytic transglycosylase domain-containing protein, translating to MRWHASTLLLCISLGGGCAGHGDVPPKVRDAEAERPVATPETARDRSDAALAAAIEAGSRGELDAAMLATLRTHPAIAWAEYARLRRDIDILAPGQADAFLATHPDDAVGAAFREDWLAALSRRQDWTRFMAAWKPGIERAPLRCMALNARAHAAPPDAAWRQDIRRQWLSGKPDTAACAPAFEAWQAQGGLDDALRRQRIDLAITENQPGVLRQAAAGLPDAERAQMLAYADALTGKLGDAASQWPRDARSRTVVTAALVAIAKKSPSDGETALAKFAPLFELSDAQRGRVLYEVALQSAASYEPDAARRLAAVPDAAYDERLHTLRIREAMTRRDWDGALAALRRMPADLRDNAQWRYFDARLTELSGGDKARARALYAEAAKAPEFHGFLAADRIGAPYPLCPWTPQVQPGVQAEVAAMPALQRAFALYRIDRRDWAMREWNDALKGLDAERRRIAVALAQDSGWFDRAVFNLARDDKNELRLYDLRFPLHHVEAINGAAKRNGIDPAWIAAEIRAESIFDPQARSAANAMGLMQVLPATGQATAEKAGLPWQGAQSLYDADTNIAIGSAYLREMHDTWGDLPHAIAAYNAGPTAAQRWRTQRPDFDPDLWIETISYKETREYVARVLAFSVLYDWRMRGDALRVSDRIAGRTDGQRVRFACPQSAR from the coding sequence ATGCGATGGCATGCGTCCACTCTGCTGCTGTGCATCTCGCTCGGCGGCGGTTGCGCCGGGCACGGTGACGTCCCGCCCAAGGTGCGCGATGCCGAAGCCGAACGCCCCGTCGCCACGCCCGAGACCGCACGCGACCGCAGCGATGCCGCACTGGCCGCCGCCATCGAGGCCGGCAGCCGCGGCGAACTGGACGCCGCGATGCTCGCCACGCTGCGCACCCATCCCGCCATCGCCTGGGCCGAATACGCACGCCTGCGCCGCGACATCGACATCCTCGCGCCGGGACAGGCCGACGCCTTCCTCGCCACGCATCCCGATGACGCTGTCGGCGCAGCCTTCCGCGAGGACTGGCTGGCCGCACTCTCGCGCCGCCAGGACTGGACGCGCTTCATGGCCGCGTGGAAGCCGGGCATCGAACGCGCCCCGCTGCGTTGCATGGCGCTCAACGCCCGCGCGCACGCCGCGCCGCCCGATGCCGCTTGGCGGCAGGACATCCGCCGGCAATGGCTGAGCGGCAAGCCGGACACCGCCGCCTGCGCCCCGGCCTTCGAGGCCTGGCAGGCGCAGGGCGGGCTGGATGACGCGCTGCGCCGGCAACGCATCGACCTCGCCATCACCGAGAACCAGCCGGGCGTGCTGCGCCAGGCAGCCGCCGGCCTGCCCGACGCCGAACGCGCGCAGATGCTCGCCTATGCCGACGCGCTGACCGGCAAGTTGGGCGATGCGGCATCCCAGTGGCCACGCGATGCCCGCAGCCGCACCGTCGTCACCGCCGCGCTGGTGGCGATCGCGAAGAAGTCGCCCAGCGACGGCGAAACCGCGCTGGCGAAATTTGCGCCACTGTTCGAACTGAGCGATGCCCAGCGCGGCCGCGTGCTGTACGAAGTCGCGCTGCAGTCCGCCGCTTCCTACGAACCCGACGCGGCCCGCCGCCTCGCCGCCGTCCCCGACGCCGCCTACGACGAACGCCTGCACACGCTGCGCATCCGCGAGGCGATGACGCGCCGCGACTGGGACGGCGCTCTCGCCGCCCTGCGTCGGATGCCCGCCGACCTGCGCGACAACGCGCAATGGCGTTATTTCGATGCACGGCTGACTGAACTCTCCGGTGGCGACAAGGCACGGGCCCGCGCGCTGTACGCAGAGGCCGCGAAGGCGCCGGAGTTCCACGGCTTCCTCGCCGCCGACCGCATCGGTGCGCCCTACCCGCTGTGCCCGTGGACGCCGCAGGTGCAGCCCGGCGTGCAGGCGGAAGTCGCCGCGATGCCGGCCCTGCAACGCGCCTTCGCGCTCTACCGCATCGACCGCCGCGACTGGGCGATGCGCGAATGGAACGACGCGCTCAAGGGCCTGGATGCCGAACGCCGCCGCATCGCCGTGGCGCTGGCGCAGGACAGCGGCTGGTTCGACCGCGCGGTCTTCAACTTGGCCCGAGACGACAAAAACGAGCTCCGCCTCTACGACCTGCGCTTCCCGCTGCATCACGTCGAGGCGATCAACGGCGCCGCCAAGCGCAACGGCATCGACCCGGCGTGGATCGCCGCCGAGATCCGCGCCGAAAGCATCTTCGACCCGCAGGCGCGTTCCGCCGCCAACGCGATGGGCCTGATGCAGGTGCTGCCGGCCACCGGCCAGGCCACCGCGGAGAAGGCGGGTCTGCCGTGGCAGGGCGCGCAGTCGCTGTACGACGCCGACACCAACATCGCGATCGGCAGCGCCTACCTGCGCGAGATGCACGACACCTGGGGCGACCTGCCGCACGCCATCGCCGCCTACAACGCCGGGCCAACCGCCGCGCAGCGCTGGCGCACGCAACGCCCCGACTTCGACCCCGACCTGTGGATCGAGACGATCAGCTACAAGGAAACGCGCGAATACGTGGCGCGCGTGCTCGCCTTCAGCGTGCTCTACGACTGGCGGATGCGCGGCGACGCGCTGCGCGTGTCCGACCGCATCGCCGGCAGGACGGATGGCCAACGCGTGCGCTTCGCCTGCCCGCAGTCCGCGCGCTGA
- a CDS encoding GatB/YqeY domain-containing protein: MSLKTQLTDDMKAAMKGGDKPRLAVIRLINAAIKQKEVDERIELDDAAVLAVLEKMVKQRKDSITQFEAGAREDLAQVERDEMAVIETYLPEKMDEASILAAIDAAIAQTGASGPADMGKLMGVLKPQLAGQADMGLVSKLIKQKLAG; this comes from the coding sequence ATGTCCCTCAAGACCCAGCTTACCGATGACATGAAGGCCGCGATGAAGGGCGGCGACAAGCCGCGCCTGGCGGTCATCCGGCTGATCAACGCCGCGATCAAGCAGAAGGAAGTGGACGAGCGCATCGAGCTGGACGACGCCGCCGTGCTCGCCGTGCTGGAGAAGATGGTCAAGCAGCGCAAGGACTCAATCACCCAGTTCGAGGCCGGCGCCCGCGAGGACCTGGCCCAGGTCGAGCGCGACGAGATGGCCGTCATCGAAACCTATCTCCCGGAAAAGATGGACGAGGCCAGCATCCTGGCTGCCATCGACGCCGCCATCGCCCAGACCGGCGCCAGCGGCCCGGCCGACATGGGCAAGCTGATGGGCGTGCTCAAGCCGCAGCTGGCCGGTCAGGCCGACATGGGCCTGGTGTCGAAGCTGATCAAGCAGAAGCTGGCCGGCTGA
- the rpsU gene encoding 30S ribosomal protein S21, translating into MPSVKVRENEPFEFALRRFKRTCEKAGVLAETRKREFYEKPTQERKRKAAAAVKRQARRSSRDVTKRQRLY; encoded by the coding sequence ATGCCCAGCGTCAAAGTTCGCGAAAACGAGCCCTTCGAATTTGCCCTGCGTCGTTTCAAGCGCACCTGCGAGAAGGCCGGCGTCCTCGCCGAGACCCGCAAGCGCGAGTTCTACGAGAAGCCGACCCAGGAACGCAAGCGCAAGGCTGCGGCCGCGGTGAAGCGTCAGGCGCGTCGTTCGTCGCGCGACGTCACCAAGCGCCAGCGCCTGTACTGA
- a CDS encoding VanZ family protein encodes MRVGRSLKAFRRPWLWSALWMLGVAAVVAGSLLPPGDLPSAPMTHDKLLHFSGYFLLMAGAVQLYARRASWVAMALLLCGLGIGLEWLQAWMHVGRSAERADALANTLGVLAGFTTGFTSLRDLLLKLDGGR; translated from the coding sequence ATGCGCGTGGGACGTTCGTTGAAGGCGTTCCGCCGGCCGTGGCTGTGGTCAGCGTTGTGGATGCTGGGCGTGGCGGCGGTCGTCGCCGGTTCGCTGCTGCCGCCGGGCGATTTGCCGTCGGCGCCGATGACGCACGACAAGCTGCTGCACTTCAGCGGCTACTTCCTGCTGATGGCGGGCGCGGTGCAACTCTACGCACGCCGCGCGTCATGGGTGGCGATGGCGCTGCTGCTCTGCGGGCTCGGCATCGGGCTGGAATGGCTGCAGGCGTGGATGCACGTTGGCCGCAGCGCCGAACGCGCCGATGCGCTGGCCAACACGCTGGGCGTGCTGGCCGGCTTCACCACTGGGTTCACCTCTTTGCGCGATCTGCTGTTGAAGCTCGACGGCGGCCGCTGA
- a CDS encoding pteridine reductase translates to MSTPAPSERPVALVTGAARRIGAAISRTLHAAGFDILLHHHASAGEAEALAAELNATRPGSAHALAADLRDFDRIPELVAQCIGHFGRLDALVNNASAYYATPFGTVTPAQWDELFAVNVRAPFFLAQAAAPHLAFRGGAIVNLVDAYAEKPRADISVHAGSKAALAGITHALAVELAPKVRVNGVAPGAILWPEDGIDPALQSALIERTPLARAGTAEEVAEAVRWLLQDATYLTGEILRLDGGRNALG, encoded by the coding sequence ATGAGCACGCCCGCCCCTTCCGAACGCCCCGTCGCGCTGGTCACCGGCGCCGCCCGGCGCATCGGCGCCGCGATCAGCCGGACGCTGCACGCCGCCGGCTTCGACATCCTCCTGCACCACCACGCCAGCGCCGGCGAAGCCGAAGCGCTCGCCGCGGAGCTCAACGCGACCCGCCCCGGCAGCGCCCACGCGCTGGCCGCCGACCTGCGCGACTTCGACCGCATCCCCGAACTCGTCGCGCAGTGCATCGGCCACTTCGGGCGGCTCGACGCGCTGGTCAACAACGCCTCGGCCTACTACGCCACGCCGTTCGGCACGGTCACCCCGGCGCAGTGGGACGAGCTGTTCGCGGTCAACGTGCGCGCGCCCTTCTTCCTCGCCCAGGCCGCCGCGCCGCACCTGGCCTTTCGCGGCGGTGCCATCGTCAATCTGGTCGATGCCTATGCGGAGAAACCGCGCGCCGACATCAGTGTCCACGCCGGCTCCAAGGCCGCGCTGGCCGGCATCACCCATGCGCTGGCGGTGGAACTGGCGCCGAAGGTGCGGGTCAACGGCGTCGCCCCCGGCGCGATCCTGTGGCCGGAGGACGGCATCGACCCGGCCCTGCAATCCGCGCTGATCGAACGCACGCCGCTGGCCCGCGCCGGCACGGCGGAGGAAGTGGCCGAAGCGGTGCGCTGGCTGCTGCAGGACGCGACCTACCTGACCGGCGAAATCCTGCGGCTGGATGGCGGCCGCAACGCGCTGGGCTGA
- a CDS encoding PH domain-containing protein has translation MGLIDSLLGHAGEAPVAKLQPELQALLAEGEQVEAAFAFVRDMIVFTDRRLVLINKQGVTAKKVEYRSIPYRSIVMHSLETAGHFDLESDFKLWLSGQPAPIELKLGRGEGSTRLVALLAQHMPR, from the coding sequence ATGGGACTGATCGACAGCCTGCTCGGCCACGCCGGCGAAGCACCGGTGGCCAAGCTCCAACCCGAACTGCAGGCGCTGCTGGCCGAAGGCGAGCAGGTCGAAGCCGCCTTCGCCTTTGTGCGCGACATGATCGTGTTCACCGACCGCCGCCTGGTGCTGATCAACAAGCAGGGCGTGACCGCGAAGAAGGTGGAATACCGCAGCATTCCCTATCGCAGCATCGTCATGCATTCGCTGGAAACCGCCGGGCATTTCGACCTGGAATCCGACTTCAAGCTGTGGCTGTCCGGCCAGCCCGCGCCGATCGAACTCAAGCTCGGGCGCGGCGAAGGCTCGACCCGGCTGGTCGCCCTGCTGGCGCAGCACATGCCGCGCTGA
- a CDS encoding multifunctional CCA addition/repair protein: MRTYLVGGAVRDALLGLAPGDRDFVVVGATPGAMLEAGFRQVGRDFPVFLHPDTGEEHALARTERKSGRGYTGFVVHAAPDVTLEEDLARRDFTLNAIARDEASGELVDPFDGVGDIERKVLRHVGPAFDEDPLRVLRAARFMARFAPLGFTVAPETMALMRSMVASGELQTLTPERVWQELARALRSEAPSAFLRTLHDCGALAVVLPEVDALYGVPQRAEYHPEVDTGVHVELVCDMAARLAPGDDLVGFAALTHDLGKALTPEGDLPKHVMHEQRGLAPLATLCDRLKVPNEHRQLAAIACAEHLNVHRIAELKDATVLKLFERCDAFRKPARIRQLATVCEADKRGRTGLEDAPYPQGVELQRLFAAACTVKANDVAAGLSGTAVGEAMRKARTRAIGLARGETRS; this comes from the coding sequence ATGCGGACGTATCTCGTCGGCGGCGCGGTGCGCGATGCATTGCTCGGCCTCGCGCCGGGCGACCGCGACTTCGTCGTCGTCGGCGCGACGCCTGGGGCGATGCTTGAAGCCGGCTTCCGGCAGGTGGGCCGCGATTTCCCGGTCTTCCTGCATCCCGACACCGGCGAGGAGCATGCGTTGGCCCGCACCGAACGCAAGTCCGGGCGCGGCTATACCGGCTTCGTGGTGCATGCCGCGCCGGACGTGACACTGGAGGAGGATCTCGCCCGCCGCGACTTCACCCTCAACGCGATCGCGCGTGATGAAGCGAGCGGTGAACTGGTCGATCCGTTCGATGGCGTCGGCGACATCGAACGGAAAGTGCTGCGCCACGTCGGCCCCGCCTTCGACGAGGATCCGCTGCGCGTGCTGCGCGCGGCACGCTTCATGGCCCGCTTCGCGCCGCTCGGCTTCACCGTGGCGCCGGAGACGATGGCGCTGATGCGCTCGATGGTCGCGAGCGGCGAACTGCAAACGCTCACCCCCGAGCGCGTCTGGCAGGAACTCGCCCGCGCGCTGCGCAGCGAAGCGCCTTCCGCCTTCCTGCGCACGCTGCACGACTGCGGTGCGCTGGCCGTGGTGCTGCCCGAGGTCGATGCGCTCTACGGCGTGCCGCAACGCGCCGAATACCACCCGGAAGTCGATACCGGCGTGCATGTCGAACTGGTCTGCGACATGGCCGCGCGGCTGGCGCCGGGCGACGACCTGGTCGGTTTCGCCGCGCTCACCCACGATCTCGGCAAGGCGCTGACACCGGAAGGCGATCTGCCGAAGCATGTGATGCACGAGCAACGCGGCCTCGCGCCACTCGCCACGCTCTGCGACCGGCTGAAAGTGCCGAACGAGCATCGCCAGCTGGCCGCGATCGCCTGCGCCGAGCATCTCAACGTGCATCGCATCGCCGAGCTGAAGGATGCGACGGTGCTGAAGCTTTTCGAGCGTTGCGATGCCTTCCGCAAACCGGCACGCATCCGGCAACTCGCCACCGTCTGCGAAGCCGACAAGCGCGGCCGCACCGGCCTTGAAGATGCGCCCTATCCGCAGGGCGTGGAACTGCAGCGTCTGTTTGCCGCCGCCTGCACGGTGAAGGCGAACGACGTGGCGGCCGGGCTCAGCGGCACCGCCGTCGGCGAAGCGATGCGCAAGGCGCGGACGCGGGCGATCGGCCTGGCGCGCGGCGAAACCCGCAGCTGA
- a CDS encoding sulfite exporter TauE/SafE family protein, whose product MPLDPLALPAYLALGAIAGVLAGLLGVGGGLVLVAALAWLLPMQGIPQEAAMHAALATSLASIVFTAMSSARAHARRGSVLWATVAWMVPGILIGGWLGSRFAVGLDGRWLRWGVAGYCLVAAAQMLLAKPRDAGDARLVPRGPAMSAAGGVIGGVSALVGIGGGSMTVPLLTWRGVAPVRAVGTSSACGVFIGLSSALGYALNAPAGVLPAHAIGYVYLPAAICVALASILAAPLGTRIAHAISGPALKRVFALFLLAVGTSLLL is encoded by the coding sequence ATGCCGCTGGATCCGCTGGCGCTGCCGGCCTATCTCGCGCTGGGTGCGATCGCCGGCGTGCTGGCCGGCCTGCTGGGCGTCGGCGGCGGGCTGGTGCTGGTCGCCGCGCTGGCCTGGCTGCTGCCGATGCAGGGCATCCCGCAGGAAGCGGCGATGCACGCCGCGCTGGCGACGTCGCTGGCCAGCATCGTATTCACCGCGATGAGTTCGGCGCGCGCGCATGCACGGCGCGGCAGCGTGCTGTGGGCGACGGTGGCATGGATGGTGCCCGGCATCCTCATCGGTGGCTGGCTGGGCAGCCGGTTCGCGGTGGGGCTGGATGGGCGATGGCTGCGCTGGGGCGTGGCCGGCTACTGCCTGGTCGCGGCGGCGCAGATGTTGTTGGCGAAACCACGAGATGCGGGCGATGCACGGCTGGTGCCACGCGGCCCGGCGATGAGCGCGGCCGGTGGCGTGATCGGCGGGGTGTCGGCGCTGGTCGGCATCGGTGGCGGCAGCATGACCGTGCCGCTGCTGACCTGGCGTGGCGTGGCGCCGGTGCGCGCGGTCGGCACCTCGTCGGCCTGCGGGGTCTTCATCGGCCTGTCGAGCGCGCTCGGGTATGCCTTGAATGCGCCGGCGGGCGTGCTGCCGGCGCATGCCATCGGCTACGTCTACCTGCCGGCGGCGATCTGCGTGGCGTTGGCTTCCATCCTGGCCGCGCCGCTCGGCACCCGCATCGCCCATGCCATCAGCGGGCCGGCGTTGAAGCGGGTGTTCGCGCTGTTCCTGCTGGCGGTCGGCACCAGCCTGCTGCTCTGA